In Desulfovibrio psychrotolerans, a genomic segment contains:
- a CDS encoding glycosyltransferase family 2 protein has protein sequence MLTGARTARRVHLSVVTYSYNDHGLVRELLRSVGGWSVVPRELIVVDDGSETPFPQAEAAADIRLSFLSRKGGQPDAPEKADTQEKADAPESAQEAGHVRAADKAVPLRVISLGQNCGPTGAKQSGISAAASRFVLSMDSDTRLEADWLEYCLPLAAQEDTGMVSTPVDYRSGDGSTGTLTNEYMRLTYSFAPVRGDVPMIPGPAFLMRKAVFDAVGGFAGYGERLGQDRFLCERLTAAGYRLRITDASRAWQMRRLSRTTAVRRGMVWQANTFLEQIEAGVPFGEIAQVFLYSVGTRPCARMVQAPGLVYHDMLYAVYGLMRFAARYEGAQQVMAAFLRGYLRDCSALLGVLTDDLNELDTPLPEGQAAEGVTFPAFTGLFPPPVCAAMDAVCAQGALHGAGPEDFSMYRHMGT, from the coding sequence ATGTTGACGGGGGCACGGACGGCGCGCAGGGTCCACCTTTCCGTGGTGACCTATTCCTACAACGACCACGGGTTGGTGCGGGAACTCCTGCGCAGCGTGGGGGGCTGGTCAGTTGTGCCGCGTGAACTGATTGTGGTGGACGACGGATCGGAAACGCCTTTCCCGCAGGCAGAGGCTGCAGCCGACATCCGCTTGTCCTTTCTGAGCAGAAAGGGGGGGCAGCCGGATGCGCCCGAGAAGGCAGATACACAGGAGAAGGCAGATGCGCCGGAGTCGGCTCAGGAGGCGGGCCACGTCCGGGCAGCGGATAAGGCCGTTCCCCTGCGGGTGATCTCTCTCGGGCAGAACTGCGGCCCCACCGGGGCCAAGCAGTCCGGTATCTCCGCCGCCGCTTCCCGGTTCGTGCTTTCCATGGATTCCGATACACGGCTGGAAGCCGACTGGCTGGAATATTGCCTGCCCCTTGCCGCACAGGAGGATACGGGCATGGTTTCCACGCCCGTGGACTACCGTTCCGGCGACGGCAGCACCGGCACACTGACGAACGAGTATATGCGGCTGACCTACAGTTTTGCCCCTGTCCGTGGTGATGTGCCCATGATTCCCGGGCCGGCGTTTCTGATGCGCAAGGCGGTGTTTGATGCCGTGGGCGGGTTTGCCGGGTATGGCGAACGTCTGGGGCAGGACAGGTTCCTGTGCGAACGGCTTACGGCAGCAGGGTACCGACTGCGCATTACCGATGCCTCGCGGGCATGGCAGATGCGCAGGCTTTCGCGCACCACTGCCGTGCGGCGCGGGATGGTGTGGCAGGCCAATACCTTTCTGGAACAGATTGAGGCGGGTGTCCCTTTCGGCGAAATCGCACAGGTATTTCTCTACAGCGTGGGCACACGCCCCTGTGCCCGGATGGTGCAGGCTCCCGGGCTGGTGTATCATGACATGCTGTACGCCGTGTACGGGCTGATGCGCTTTGCTGCCCGCTATGAGGGCGCGCAGCAGGTGATGGCAGCCTTTCTTCGTGGCTATCTGCGGGATTGTTCAGCGCTGCTGGGTGTACTTACGGACGACCTGAATGAGCTGGATACCCCGTTGCCTGAAGGGCAGGCGGCGGAAGGGGTGACCTTTCCCGCCTTTACGGGGCTGTTCCCTCCCCCGGTGTGCGCCGCCATGGATGCGGTTTGCGCACAGGGTGCTCTGCATGGCGCAGGGCCGGAAGATTTTTCCATGTATCGGCATATGGGGACGTAG
- the infA gene encoding translation initiation factor IF-1: MAKEDAIAVNGQVMEALPNAMFKVQLENGLETLAHISGKMRKFRIRVLPGDTVTVELSPYDLSRGRITFRPR, translated from the coding sequence ATGGCCAAAGAAGACGCCATTGCAGTGAACGGCCAGGTGATGGAAGCCCTGCCCAACGCCATGTTCAAGGTACAACTTGAAAACGGTCTGGAAACGCTGGCCCACATATCCGGCAAGATGCGCAAATTCCGTATCCGGGTTCTTCCCGGCGACACGGTGACTGTGGAACTTTCGCCCTACGACCTTTCCCGCGGACGCATCACCTTCCGCCCCCGGTAG
- a CDS encoding 5-formyltetrahydrofolate cyclo-ligase, translating to MNKQSLRKTLLALRDALPPETAQENGVAAQERLLAQDLWRRARQVLLYMPLRNELDTTLLARRAWTEGKSVLLPRVNPQCRGEMCLALCGGEDELVPGGFGLKEPDAERCPALLPDDQAFCPELAVIPGVGFDTAGNRLGFGAGYYDRYLAHPSMSGTVLVGFAHAFQVVPAIPADPWDRPVHALCTEKEFLWL from the coding sequence ATGAATAAGCAGTCGCTACGGAAAACACTGCTGGCCTTGCGGGATGCCCTGCCGCCGGAGACGGCGCAGGAGAACGGCGTGGCCGCGCAGGAGCGTCTTTTGGCGCAGGACCTGTGGCGCAGGGCGCGGCAGGTTTTGCTGTACATGCCGCTGCGCAATGAACTGGACACCACGCTGCTGGCGCGCAGGGCGTGGACGGAAGGAAAAAGCGTGCTGCTGCCGCGCGTGAATCCGCAGTGCAGGGGAGAGATGTGCCTTGCCCTGTGCGGCGGAGAGGATGAACTGGTTCCCGGTGGGTTCGGGCTGAAGGAGCCGGACGCGGAGCGTTGCCCTGCGTTGCTGCCTGATGACCAGGCGTTTTGTCCGGAGCTGGCGGTTATTCCCGGCGTGGGGTTTGATACGGCCGGAAACAGGCTGGGGTTCGGCGCGGGGTATTATGACCGCTATCTGGCGCACCCCTCCATGAGCGGCACTGTGCTGGTGGGCTTTGCTCACGCCTTTCAGGTTGTGCCCGCCATACCCGCCGACCCGTGGGACAGACCCGTACACGCGCTGTGCACAGAGAAGGAGTTCCTATGGCTGTAG
- a CDS encoding type II toxin-antitoxin system RelE family toxin, whose amino-acid sequence MTYEVHLHKSALKTLKKMDGTLRRCILNKIEHLKRDPRPYDCKKLSGSDMYRVRSGNFRILYTIEDKKLIVLIVAIRDRKEAYKTRQSVA is encoded by the coding sequence ATGACTTACGAGGTGCATCTCCATAAAAGCGCTCTTAAAACACTCAAAAAAATGGACGGCACCCTACGAAGGTGTATTCTGAATAAGATTGAGCACCTCAAACGCGACCCGCGCCCTTACGACTGCAAAAAGCTTTCTGGATCTGATATGTATAGAGTTCGTTCCGGAAACTTCAGAATACTGTATACTATTGAAGACAAAAAACTCATCGTTCTGATTGTCGCCATCCGTGACCGAAAGGAAGCCTACAAAACGCGACAATCTGTTGCCTGA
- a CDS encoding glycine cleavage system protein R, which translates to MYKAVVSFLGRDCPGIVHAVSSLMTELDCNIDEVSQTILHSEFAAILIVDVPKALALETLHAKLEAGLKTRNVDLAVTTRLFDGVKWNDGAAEPFVVTVDGPDRPGLISGITGVFARNKVNIENLKAVMPGGKSNGQALIVYEVALPHHVDPAALRAELRAAADVLQVRVGMQHRDIFEAVHRVQPV; encoded by the coding sequence ATGTATAAAGCAGTCGTATCCTTTCTGGGGCGGGACTGCCCCGGAATCGTGCATGCGGTTTCCAGCCTCATGACCGAACTGGATTGTAATATCGATGAAGTGAGCCAGACCATCCTGCACAGCGAATTTGCCGCCATTCTTATTGTGGACGTGCCGAAGGCGCTGGCGCTGGAAACCCTGCACGCCAAGCTGGAAGCGGGACTCAAGACCCGTAACGTGGACCTTGCGGTGACCACCCGGCTGTTCGACGGCGTGAAGTGGAACGATGGCGCGGCGGAACCCTTTGTGGTGACGGTGGACGGTCCGGACCGTCCCGGCCTTATTTCCGGCATAACGGGCGTGTTCGCCCGCAATAAGGTGAACATAGAGAATCTGAAGGCCGTTATGCCCGGTGGCAAGAGTAACGGGCAGGCACTCATCGTGTACGAGGTGGCGCTGCCCCACCATGTGGACCCTGCCGCCCTGCGCGCGGAGCTGCGTGCCGCTGCGGACGTGCTGCAGGTGCGTGTGGGCATGCAGCACCGGGATATTTTTGAGGCAGTGCACCGGGTGCAGCCCGTCTGA
- a CDS encoding PFL family protein: MLTDREVLSTLNMLRNEHLDVRTVTLGVSLFDCASDNFDTFADKVRAKIHRYAEKLVATCDEVGDKYGIPVVNKRISVSPMGVVCASFSPDQMVRACKVLDEAAKAAGVNFLGGFGALVEKGMTRGDRALIDSLPEALSVTDCVCSSINVASSRSGINMDAVALMGETIKAIAERSADRDAIGCAKLVVFANIPQDVPFMAGAYLGVGEPEVVINVGVSGPGVVKKAIDRAMESNPNRTLSDIAEVIKRTAFKVTRVGEIIGSEVANRLGLPFGVADLSLAPTPEVGDSVGEIFQSIGLSSIGAPGSTAVLAMLNDAVKKGGAFASSHVGGLSGAFIPVSEDSSIAAAAASGALTMEKLEAMTSVCSVGLDMVAVPGATSATTLSAIIADEMAIGMINNKTTAVRIIPVPGKVVGDLVSFGGLLGEARIMAVPGGTADTFIKLGGRIPAPIHSLKN; encoded by the coding sequence ATGCTGACGGATCGTGAAGTACTCAGCACGCTGAACATGCTGCGCAACGAACATCTGGACGTGCGCACCGTCACGCTGGGCGTGAGCCTTTTTGACTGCGCCAGCGACAATTTCGACACCTTTGCAGACAAGGTGCGGGCCAAGATTCACCGCTATGCCGAAAAGCTGGTGGCAACCTGCGATGAGGTGGGCGATAAATACGGTATTCCCGTGGTGAACAAGCGCATCAGCGTGAGTCCCATGGGGGTGGTGTGCGCCTCGTTTTCGCCGGACCAGATGGTACGCGCCTGCAAGGTGCTGGATGAAGCCGCCAAGGCAGCAGGCGTGAACTTTCTGGGCGGATTCGGCGCGCTGGTGGAAAAGGGCATGACGAGAGGTGACCGGGCGCTTATCGATTCATTGCCGGAAGCTTTGTCCGTAACCGATTGTGTTTGCTCCTCCATTAACGTGGCCTCCTCGCGCAGCGGCATAAACATGGACGCCGTGGCCCTGATGGGCGAAACCATCAAGGCCATAGCCGAGCGTTCCGCAGACCGCGACGCCATAGGCTGCGCCAAGCTGGTGGTTTTTGCCAACATTCCGCAGGATGTGCCTTTCATGGCGGGCGCGTATCTCGGTGTGGGTGAGCCGGAGGTAGTAATCAACGTCGGCGTTTCCGGTCCCGGCGTGGTGAAGAAGGCCATTGACCGGGCCATGGAGAGCAATCCGAACCGCACGCTGAGCGATATTGCCGAAGTGATCAAGCGCACGGCCTTCAAGGTCACGCGTGTGGGCGAGATTATCGGGTCCGAGGTGGCAAACCGCCTTGGGCTGCCTTTCGGTGTGGCAGACCTTTCGCTGGCGCCTACCCCAGAGGTGGGTGACTCCGTGGGTGAAATCTTCCAGAGCATCGGGCTTTCGTCCATCGGGGCTCCGGGCTCCACCGCCGTGCTTGCCATGCTTAATGACGCGGTGAAGAAGGGCGGGGCGTTTGCCTCTTCCCATGTGGGCGGGCTTTCCGGCGCGTTCATTCCGGTTTCCGAAGATTCCAGCATTGCCGCCGCAGCCGCATCGGGCGCGCTGACCATGGAAAAGCTGGAAGCCATGACCAGCGTGTGCTCCGTGGGGCTGGACATGGTGGCTGTTCCCGGTGCCACCTCTGCCACCACGCTTTCCGCCATTATCGCGGATGAGATGGCCATAGGCATGATCAACAACAAGACCACGGCCGTGCGCATTATTCCCGTGCCGGGCAAGGTGGTGGGCGATCTGGTCAGCTTTGGCGGTCTGCTGGGCGAGGCGCGCATCATGGCGGTTCCCGGCGGCACGGCAGATACCTTCATCAAGCTGGGCGGGCGTATTCCGGCCCCCATACACAGCCTGAAAAACTGA
- a CDS encoding tRNA-binding protein — MADDAGNTTVGEEITWAEFEKVELRVGVVLRAEVFAEARKPAHKLWVDFGPEIGERKSSAQIASLYTPEELVGKQVIAVVNFPRKQIGPFMSECLITGFADEQGRILLAVPDKPAPLGAKLC; from the coding sequence ATGGCGGATGATGCCGGAAATACAACGGTGGGTGAGGAGATAACCTGGGCGGAGTTTGAGAAGGTGGAACTGCGCGTGGGCGTGGTGCTGCGGGCAGAGGTGTTTGCAGAGGCACGCAAGCCTGCCCACAAGCTGTGGGTGGACTTCGGCCCGGAAATCGGAGAGCGCAAGAGCAGCGCCCAGATTGCCAGCCTGTATACGCCGGAAGAACTGGTGGGCAAGCAGGTCATTGCGGTGGTGAATTTTCCCCGCAAGCAGATAGGTCCCTTTATGTCTGAATGCCTTATTACCGGGTTTGCGGACGAACAGGGCAGGATTCTTCTTGCCGTGCCGGACAAGCCCGCTCCGCTGGGGGCCAAGCTATGTTGA
- a CDS encoding metallophosphoesterase — MQSGEYWIGFGDIHDDISRIHAIPGIRQAAGVILSGDLTVGGSVKQAERVLRAVAEVNQTVYAQIGNMDRAEVTTYLEENGWNIHIRSREIAPGVGLMGVGTSTFTPFGTPSEFPDSRIAEWLEQAYRDARHFRRLILISHTPPFNTECDRISSGVHVGSRAVREFIEEHQPDICLCGHIHESRATGKLGRTTLINTGTLSAGGYAVIRNMAEGLQAELHMLA; from the coding sequence ATGCAAAGCGGCGAATACTGGATCGGATTCGGCGACATCCACGACGACATATCACGCATTCACGCCATTCCCGGCATCCGGCAGGCCGCAGGCGTCATCCTTTCCGGCGACCTCACCGTGGGCGGCAGCGTGAAGCAGGCAGAGCGGGTTCTGCGCGCCGTGGCGGAAGTAAACCAAACCGTCTACGCCCAGATAGGCAACATGGACCGTGCGGAGGTCACCACCTATCTGGAGGAGAACGGCTGGAACATCCACATCCGCTCGCGCGAGATTGCTCCCGGCGTAGGGCTGATGGGAGTAGGCACATCCACCTTCACCCCCTTCGGCACGCCTTCGGAATTTCCCGACTCCCGCATAGCCGAATGGCTTGAACAGGCGTACCGCGATGCGCGCCACTTCCGCCGCCTCATCCTCATCTCGCATACCCCGCCCTTCAATACGGAATGCGACCGCATCTCCTCCGGCGTGCATGTTGGCAGCCGCGCCGTGCGCGAGTTTATTGAGGAACACCAGCCGGATATTTGCCTGTGCGGGCACATCCACGAATCCCGCGCCACCGGCAAGCTGGGCAGGACCACACTGATCAACACGGGCACCCTTTCTGCGGGCGGGTATGCCGTCATCCGCAATATGGCTGAGGGATTGCAGGCGGAACTGCACATGCTGGCATGA
- a CDS encoding heavy metal translocating P-type ATPase → MAAAAFARLGSPSATGTGAPQGNALTADACGCSCCDAPPVEFTRLSAPRAVADGVRTPIRIMQMDCPVEEGLIRSKLEGMPGVKRLEFNLVQRVLTVVHEPAALDDIAEAIRSLGFQPELPDAQGRLAEAEETHKPWWPLGLAVTAAAAAEVVHWTALPHWLGLVFALLAIALCGLGTYRKGFVALRYLNLNINALMSIAVTGAMLLGQWPEAAMVMVLFTIAEKVEARSLDRARNAIAGLLRLAPDRATVQREDGSWQEVEASAIAVGSVVRVRPGERIALDGEVVRGHSTVNQAPITGESIPVDKAPGDRVFAGTVNEAGAFEYRVTAGAEDTALARIIHAVEQAQGVKAPTQRFIDRFAKVYTPMVFAGALLVAVVPPLLAGGGWQEWIYKALVLLVIACPCALVISTPVSIVSGLAAAARKGILIKGGVYLEEGRKLRWIALDKTGTITNGKPVQTDMEWLDGTDAAHARGIAAGLAALSDHPVSEAIAYAAQADGVAPAHVDGFAALPGRGVRGTAEGIVYLLGNRRLVEEHGTQPPMVAERFEALERQGRSVVALMGAERVLGLFAVADTVKETSRAAIEDLHTLGVHTVMLSGDNAHIAEAVAAQMGMDRAFGEMLPEGKLQAVEALGKEGLVGMVGDGINDAPALARADIGFAMGAMGTDTAIETADVALMDDDLRKLPAFVRLSRATRSILVQNIVLALGIKSVFLALTLAGLGTMWMAVFADVGSSLLVVANGLRLLRA, encoded by the coding sequence ATGGCGGCTGCCGCATTTGCGCGGCTTGGGTCGCCTTCTGCAACCGGGACGGGCGCACCGCAAGGCAATGCCCTCACAGCAGACGCATGCGGCTGTTCATGCTGCGATGCCCCGCCCGTGGAGTTTACCCGCCTTTCCGCTCCGCGTGCTGTGGCGGACGGTGTGCGCACGCCCATACGCATCATGCAGATGGACTGCCCGGTGGAAGAGGGGCTCATCCGTTCCAAGCTGGAAGGCATGCCGGGTGTGAAGCGTCTGGAGTTCAACCTGGTGCAGCGGGTGCTTACCGTGGTGCACGAACCCGCCGCTCTGGACGATATTGCAGAAGCCATACGCTCGCTGGGCTTCCAGCCGGAACTGCCCGATGCACAGGGCAGGCTTGCAGAAGCGGAAGAGACCCACAAGCCGTGGTGGCCGTTGGGGCTTGCCGTTACCGCCGCAGCCGCAGCCGAAGTGGTGCACTGGACCGCGTTGCCCCATTGGCTCGGTCTGGTGTTTGCGCTGCTGGCCATAGCCCTGTGCGGGCTGGGTACCTACCGCAAGGGGTTTGTCGCCCTGCGTTATCTGAACCTGAACATAAACGCCCTTATGAGCATTGCCGTGACCGGCGCCATGCTGCTGGGCCAATGGCCGGAAGCTGCCATGGTTATGGTGTTGTTCACCATTGCCGAGAAGGTGGAGGCCCGTTCGCTGGATCGTGCCCGTAACGCCATTGCCGGGCTGCTGCGGCTGGCCCCGGACCGTGCCACCGTGCAGCGGGAAGACGGCTCGTGGCAGGAGGTGGAGGCGTCCGCCATAGCGGTGGGCAGTGTGGTCCGTGTGCGGCCCGGAGAGCGCATTGCACTGGATGGTGAGGTGGTGCGGGGGCATTCCACCGTTAATCAGGCTCCCATCACCGGAGAGAGCATTCCCGTGGATAAGGCTCCGGGCGACAGGGTGTTCGCAGGCACCGTCAACGAGGCAGGAGCCTTTGAATACCGCGTGACCGCCGGGGCGGAAGATACCGCGCTGGCGCGCATCATCCACGCCGTGGAGCAGGCGCAGGGCGTAAAAGCTCCCACCCAGCGTTTCATAGACCGGTTTGCGAAGGTGTATACGCCCATGGTTTTCGCCGGGGCGCTGCTGGTGGCCGTTGTGCCGCCCCTGCTTGCCGGAGGCGGCTGGCAGGAATGGATTTACAAGGCGCTGGTGCTGCTGGTCATCGCCTGCCCGTGCGCTCTGGTTATCTCCACCCCGGTGAGCATTGTCAGCGGGCTGGCTGCGGCGGCCCGCAAGGGTATACTCATCAAGGGCGGCGTCTATCTGGAAGAAGGCCGCAAGCTGAGGTGGATAGCGCTGGACAAGACGGGCACCATAACCAACGGAAAACCCGTGCAGACCGACATGGAATGGCTTGACGGAACAGACGCGGCCCATGCGCGCGGCATTGCCGCAGGGCTTGCGGCGCTTTCCGACCATCCTGTCTCGGAGGCCATTGCGTATGCAGCGCAGGCGGACGGCGTGGCCCCCGCGCATGTGGACGGTTTTGCGGCATTGCCCGGCAGGGGCGTGCGCGGCACGGCAGAGGGAATTGTCTATCTGCTGGGCAACAGGCGGCTGGTTGAGGAGCACGGCACGCAGCCGCCCATGGTGGCGGAGCGCTTTGAGGCATTGGAACGGCAGGGCAGGTCTGTGGTGGCGCTTATGGGCGCAGAGCGGGTTTTGGGGTTGTTTGCCGTGGCGGACACGGTGAAGGAAACCTCCCGCGCCGCCATTGAAGACCTGCACACGCTGGGCGTGCACACTGTGATGCTGAGTGGCGACAATGCCCATATTGCGGAGGCGGTGGCCGCGCAAATGGGCATGGACAGGGCCTTTGGCGAGATGCTGCCGGAAGGCAAGCTTCAGGCGGTGGAAGCCCTTGGCAAGGAAGGACTGGTGGGCATGGTGGGCGACGGCATTAACGATGCTCCCGCGCTGGCGCGGGCAGACATAGGCTTTGCCATGGGGGCCATGGGTACGGATACGGCCATAGAGACTGCCGATGTGGCCCTGATGGACGACGACCTGAGAAAATTGCCTGCCTTTGTGCGCCTTTCGCGGGCCACGAGGAGTATTCTGGTGCAGAACATTGTGCTGGCACTGGGCATAAAGAGCGTATTTCTGGCCCTTACGCTGGCGGGACTGGGCACGATGTGGATGGCGGTGTTCGCGGATGTGGGGTCCAGCCTGCTGGTGGTGGCTAACGGCCTGCGCCTGCTGCGGGCCTGA